TGCGATCCTGGTTATGATGAAAAAGCCCCAGAACCGAAACGCCGGCCGCCAGCGCCAGGTCTACGGCCTGGCGGTAAGTGGAATGTCCCCAGGTTTTCCTGCGCGGATATTCCTGGTCCGTATAATCGGCGTCATGCACCAACAGATCAGCTCCGCGGCAGAAATCGGCGTAATTTTGCGGAGCAAGTCCGCCGGGATGAATAAAGCCCAGTTCATTGTCCGTCAGGAACACGAAAGAGCGTCCGCCCTCAAAGAACCTATAGCCCAGGCCGCGATTGGGATGGCTCAATTCCACCGGCATAACCTTGATATTCCCCAGGTCGCAGCCGGCCTCGAACACTGAATCAAACTCAAATTTAGCCTCGATCTCCTCAAATTTAACGGGGAAACCGGGGGGCTGCATGGTTTTAGCGATGATCTCCCGCACGGCGTCCGAGGAGAAAGTACAGCCCAATATCCGTATTCTGGTTTTTTTGCTGTAAATCGGCGCGAAAAAGGGAAAACCTATGACATGGTCCCAGTGGGAATGGGTAAAAAGCATGGTAAATTCATTATGGGGGTTTTTCAGCAGCTCTTTGCCCAGCAGACGTATGCCCGAACCGGCATCCACAATAATCAGCTCGTCCTTTTGCGATCGCAACTCAAGACAGGTGGTGCTGCCGCCGTACTTTAAATATTTTTTTCCGCACACAGGGATGCTGCCCCTGGCGCCCCAAAATTTAATTTTCATCACGCCTCCGTATATATCTTAATACAAAATGAAAAAAAATACAATTATGCGCATTTGCTTTGGCGCCGTTTCCTTAATATAATTCTCACCAGACTACCATGCCCGGAAAATCCGATTACATAGCGCCTGTTTTGTTCCTTGCCATAGCGTTGTCGCTGTCGCCCTGGGCGTATAATTTTCCGCTCAATGACGACTGGGCCTACGCTGCCGGGGTAAAACATTTTATTGAACAGGGCCGGTTCATGCTTTGCGACTGGGCGTCCGCCACCCAGTTGCTTCACATTCTTTCCGGCGTCCTTTGCGCGAAAATTTTCGGCTTCAGTTTCGCGGCGCTCAGGGTGCAGACCATATTGTTCGCCGCGGCGGGCGTGTTTGTTTTTTCAAAGCTGCTGGACGAATTTGACATAGGGCCGTTCGAGAAACTGGCGGCGGCGCTTGCCCTGTCGCTTAACCCTGTTTACCTGGTGTCGGCCAATTCTTTCATGACGGACACGCCCTACTTCTTTTTCATGCTGCTCGCGGTCTACTTCGGCGCTCTTTACCTTAAAACAGGGCGGGAGCGGCATCTTTTGTGGCTGGCGTTTTTTTCGGCCGCGGCCTTCCTCATACGGCAGCTCGCCGTGGCAATGCCGCTCGCGCTCAGCGCCGCGCTTCTTTTTGAAGGCCGTCTTAAAATTTCCCGCCTGCTTAAGATCTGGGTTCTGCCCGCGGCGGCCATGGCCGGTTACTTTCTGTGGTTTAAATATATTCACGGCCCCACGTGGGCCTCTGAAAACTATGTTTTGCTGTCAACGCTCAAGCACATTTCAAACCCCTCGATTTTCATTTCAGACTCCTTATACCGCGTGTTTTCAGTAATGATGGAGACCGGCCTGCTGCTGCTGCCCATGGCCGCCGGCCTTTTTATAAATTATTTCCAGGTCAAATCCCAAAAGGGACTGCGTAAAGAGGCGGGCTGGATCTTTAAGTCAGGGCCCTGGCTCGCACTGACGGCCTTCGGCATTTTTACAGCTTTTAACGGCGCTCTTCCCTACCTTGAAAACACCATAAACCGGAGCGGCTTCGGAGCGCTGACGCTTTCCGGCGCCGGTTTCAAGCCCTCCGGTTTTTTTTCAAGCGATATATTCTGGTTTTCCATGACGGGGCTGGCCGCCGTTTCAGCGTCGCTGCTTGTATGCGCCTCCTGCTTTGCGCTGCGCTTTTCCAGCCCGGCGCTGCGCTTTCTCTTTTTCTGCGCCGCCTTCCACCTGGCGATTTCGCTTGCCGGAGCGAAGTTTTTTGACCGGTACCTGCTGACGATGCTGCCCTGGTTCACCCTTTCAGCCGTTGTAGCGGCTAAAAAGATGCTCCCGTCGCCAGCCTCGGGACCTAAAGGGCGTTCCGCCGTCAAGCTGCCCGGCGGCTCCGCCATAACCGCAAGCGGCAACTCTAAGTTTTTTACGCCCGTAGTGGCCGTAACGCTTGCGCTGGCGGCTCTGGTAAGCTGGGCGGGGGTGAAAGATTACCTTTCCTGGAATGGAGCGAAGTGGGAACTGGCCGCAAGGCCCCGCGCCGGCCTCAAACCGGAGGAAATTGTAAACGGCTTTGACTATGAGGCCTGGTTCACCTATGATAAAAACATGGCCTACCTGAAAACCATGAAACCTCTTAAAATGATAGACGAATGGGAATGGCAAAAGATGAACAATTACAAGGCCATTGTGTCTTTCAGCCAGGACCCTCGTTTTGAAACCATAGACAAGATCGAATACACCACCCCCCTGTCCTCAAAAAAAGGCGTCCTTTACCTGTTGCGCTTTCAGTAATTCGGGTGTTTATAACGGGTTTATATATACAACTGACCGGCATAATGCGTGCTTCCGCCTTGACCGCGGGCAGCCTGAGCCTGCCGCCGTTTCAAAATCATTTTTCAAAAGCGCGTCTAAATTTATGGATTAATGCGCCGCTTTTTAATATAATGGGTTTATGACATTAACTTGTCGCTGACCGATTTTATTCCTTCAGCGTTCCGTTTTAAAATCAACAAACACGAGGTAAACTAAAATGAACGATGAAAAGATAGCAATTATAGGTTTGGGCATAATAGCGCCCAAAGCCATGAATAAAGATGAATTTTGGAAAAATGTACTTGAAGGCCGCAACTGCCTGAGCGAAGTGCCGGCCGACCGCTGGGACTGGAAGCTATACTACAGCGAAGACCATAAAGCCCAGGACAAGACCTATTCAAAGATAGGCGGCTTTATCGAGGGTTTCAAATTTAACTCTATAAAGTACAAAATTCCGCCGCAGACCGCCGACCAGATCTCCCGCCTGCAGCAGATGACCATAGAAGCCACCAGAATGGCCCTTGAAGATTCCGGCTACGATAAGAAGCCTTTCGACCCCAGAAAAGCCGCGGCCGTTATAGGCAACGCCATGGGCGCCATGCGCAAAGAGTTCACGGATCTGCGCGTTTACAAGTTCTACAACGAAGACCTGCTTAAGAAAACCGCTACCTTCGCCGCCCTTGACGGTAAAAAGCGCGAAGCCATGATCAGCGAGTACGAAGCGGGCATAGACAGGGATATCCTTAAAATAACCGAAGACACCATGCCGGGAGAACTGTCGAACGTAACGGCCGGGCGCATAGCCAATGTTTTCAACCTCAACGGCCCGAGCATGACCCTGGACGCGGCCTGCGCCTCGTCTCTGGCTGCGCTGGATTATTGCGTGCTGGGCCTTCGAGCCGGCAAGTTCGATATGGCGGTGGCGGGGGGAGCGGATGAAATGATGTCCCCGGCGGCTTTCGTTAAATTCTGCAAGATAGGGGCGCTTTCCGCCGACGGCTCCTGGACCTTCGACGAAAGGGCGAACGGCTTCGTGATGGCCGAGGCGGTTTCCATATACATTCTTAAACGCCTCTCCGACGCCGTGCGCGACGGGGACAAGATATACGCTTTGATAAACTCAGTAGGCGCAGCCTCCGACGGAAAGGGCAAGGGCATAACAGCGCCCAATCCCAAAGGCCAGCGCATGGCCATAGAAAACGCTTTCTCCCAGGTTGACTACTCCCCGGCAGAGGTGGACATGGTCGAGGCGCACGGCACCGCCACCAAGGTGGGCGACGCCGCCGAAGTACAGGTGCTTAAGGAAGTGTTCGGGCCGCATATGGACGGTTCGAAGAAAATAGGCCTTACTTCCATTAAATCCCAGATCGGCCACGCGAAAGCGGCGGCTGGCGCTGTAGGCGTGGCAAAAACGGCCCTGGCGCTTTATAATAAAATCCTTCCGCCCTCCATTAATTGTGTAAACCCCAATCCCGGCATAGACCAGAACCTGTTCAGGGTAATTACGAAAGCCGAGGAATGGAAAAAGCAGGGGACGCGCAGGGCCGATGTGTCCTCTTTCGGTTTCGGCGGCACGAATTTCCATGTGACCATGGAAGAATACACCGGTCCCGGCCATCAGCTCTGCATAAAAGCCGGGGCTGAAAAAGAAAGCTCCGCCGTTGAAATACGGGAAAACCCGAAAATTCCGTTCGCGAACCTGCAGGGAGAGGCCGTAATCTTCACGGCACCTTCGCAAAAAGGCGCGATAGATCAGGCGAAAGAGTTTGCCGCCTCGGTTGTTTCAAAATGGCCCGAAGCGTTCCCGCTGGTAAAATCCGCGCAGCCCCTCGCGGAAAAACCGCGCGAGGCCTGGGGCGTTTCCATAGTGGCCAAATCGCCCGCCGACCTGAAGGAAAAAATAGCCTTTCTGGAGAAAAACGCCAAAGAAGCGACCTGGACGACCCCGCCGCTTAATTTTAAATTGAAAGGCGTGTACACCTTTAAGACCGGAAAGAATACCGCTAAAACCGGATTCCTTTTCCCGGGACAGGGTTCGCAGTATGTGGACATGATGAGGGATCTGGCCGGCAAATATAAAATAGTGCAGGACACCTTCGACGAAGCCGACGTCATTCTTCAGAAAATGATAGACGTGCGCCTTACCGAAGTGCTCTGGTCAAAGCCGGGGGAATCAAAAGAAGAACTGGAAAAACGCGAAGCCTCGATAAAACAGACGCAACTGACGCAACCCGCCATGATGACGGCGGACATCGCCATGTTCCGCCTTTTAGGACAATTCGGCATAAAGCCCGACATGGCCATCGGCCACAGCCTCGGGGAATACGCCGCAGCCACAGCCGCCGGCATTTTCACCTTTGAAAACGGCCTGCGCGCCGTTACCAGCCGCGCGAAAGAAATGTCCAAAGTGAAGGTAAAAGATCCGGGCAAGATGGCCTCGGTGGCCTGGCCCTACGAGAAGGTGGAACAGGAACTTAAGAAAATAAAAGGCTATGTTATATGCGCCAACAAAAACTGTCCGCTGCAGACCGTTATAGCGGGGCAGAAGGAGTCCGTTGAGCAGGCTATAGAGCTGTTCACTTCGCTTGGCGTGCAGGCGCAGGAAATAGCTGTTTCACACGCTTTCCACTCAACCATTATCGAGCCCGCCATGGGCCCGTACAGGAAGTTCCTTGAAGGCATACCGATATCGCCCTCCGCGATACCGATACTTTCGAATGTGACGGCGGACTACTTCCCCACGGATAGCCAGGGCGTTTACGATATGCTGATCAAGCAGATGGTGAGC
The sequence above is a segment of the Elusimicrobiota bacterium genome. Coding sequences within it:
- a CDS encoding MBL fold metallo-hydrolase translates to MKIKFWGARGSIPVCGKKYLKYGGSTTCLELRSQKDELIIVDAGSGIRLLGKELLKNPHNEFTMLFTHSHWDHVIGFPFFAPIYSKKTRIRILGCTFSSDAVREIIAKTMQPPGFPVKFEEIEAKFEFDSVFEAGCDLGNIKVMPVELSHPNRGLGYRFFEGGRSFVFLTDNELGFIHPGGLAPQNYADFCRGADLLVHDADYTDQEYPRRKTWGHSTYRQAVDLALAAGVSVLGLFHHNQDRSDPEIDAAVDECTKIFKASGSKTKCFAVREGQEIKL
- a CDS encoding glycosyltransferase family 39 protein — encoded protein: MPGKSDYIAPVLFLAIALSLSPWAYNFPLNDDWAYAAGVKHFIEQGRFMLCDWASATQLLHILSGVLCAKIFGFSFAALRVQTILFAAAGVFVFSKLLDEFDIGPFEKLAAALALSLNPVYLVSANSFMTDTPYFFFMLLAVYFGALYLKTGRERHLLWLAFFSAAAFLIRQLAVAMPLALSAALLFEGRLKISRLLKIWVLPAAAMAGYFLWFKYIHGPTWASENYVLLSTLKHISNPSIFISDSLYRVFSVMMETGLLLLPMAAGLFINYFQVKSQKGLRKEAGWIFKSGPWLALTAFGIFTAFNGALPYLENTINRSGFGALTLSGAGFKPSGFFSSDIFWFSMTGLAAVSASLLVCASCFALRFSSPALRFLFFCAAFHLAISLAGAKFFDRYLLTMLPWFTLSAVVAAKKMLPSPASGPKGRSAVKLPGGSAITASGNSKFFTPVVAVTLALAALVSWAGVKDYLSWNGAKWELAARPRAGLKPEEIVNGFDYEAWFTYDKNMAYLKTMKPLKMIDEWEWQKMNNYKAIVSFSQDPRFETIDKIEYTTPLSSKKGVLYLLRFQ
- a CDS encoding beta-ketoacyl synthase N-terminal-like domain-containing protein — protein: MNDEKIAIIGLGIIAPKAMNKDEFWKNVLEGRNCLSEVPADRWDWKLYYSEDHKAQDKTYSKIGGFIEGFKFNSIKYKIPPQTADQISRLQQMTIEATRMALEDSGYDKKPFDPRKAAAVIGNAMGAMRKEFTDLRVYKFYNEDLLKKTATFAALDGKKREAMISEYEAGIDRDILKITEDTMPGELSNVTAGRIANVFNLNGPSMTLDAACASSLAALDYCVLGLRAGKFDMAVAGGADEMMSPAAFVKFCKIGALSADGSWTFDERANGFVMAEAVSIYILKRLSDAVRDGDKIYALINSVGAASDGKGKGITAPNPKGQRMAIENAFSQVDYSPAEVDMVEAHGTATKVGDAAEVQVLKEVFGPHMDGSKKIGLTSIKSQIGHAKAAAGAVGVAKTALALYNKILPPSINCVNPNPGIDQNLFRVITKAEEWKKQGTRRADVSSFGFGGTNFHVTMEEYTGPGHQLCIKAGAEKESSAVEIRENPKIPFANLQGEAVIFTAPSQKGAIDQAKEFAASVVSKWPEAFPLVKSAQPLAEKPREAWGVSIVAKSPADLKEKIAFLEKNAKEATWTTPPLNFKLKGVYTFKTGKNTAKTGFLFPGQGSQYVDMMRDLAGKYKIVQDTFDEADVILQKMIDVRLTEVLWSKPGESKEELEKREASIKQTQLTQPAMMTADIAMFRLLGQFGIKPDMAIGHSLGEYAAATAAGIFTFENGLRAVTSRAKEMSKVKVKDPGKMASVAWPYEKVEQELKKIKGYVICANKNCPLQTVIAGQKESVEQAIELFTSLGVQAQEIAVSHAFHSTIIEPAMGPYRKFLEGIPISPSAIPILSNVTADYFPTDSQGVYDMLIKQMVSPVEFIKQLERMYADGVRAFIECGPKRVLSAFATSTFKDKTDVTILSSNHPKRGGITEFNDLLANMTALGIPVNWGGKLPVKGGDFFNPYYQNWAVQGQRTANSEQRIEVGGSSSALSLKPSALSSRIEALGINLNDIAFSGIAAGTPGTWDKLFREHNLDEILEGRNMIEPIPAEWRLKQIEKNIIRIVKSPDGNHRIEKIDSVDEAIKLSARKGVFDLEKEFGVPKNIAKAMDSTFKMALGAGVLALKDAGLPLIHYYKKTTTGGWLPEKWALPEPLASETGVIFASAFPVMESLINEVSSYFMDRYAGKSPADMWEVYDSIISRLSSKEDKQSLRQWMQQNFKPHHTGEKKDAYAFSQNFLLKVIPIGDSQFAQWVGAKGPSTHISAACASTTQAVHIAESWIRAGKAKRIVIIAADDITNEIVNEWSLPGFLASGTATTKENIAEAALPFDKRRHGLIVGSAAVALVIEDETLVRARGMKPLARLLLSESANSAFHVTRLDTSHVASIMEKFVAKIERLYGLDKNQIAAKTLFMSHETYTPARGGSASAEVKALKQAFGSAADKVVVSNVKGFTGHTMGASLEDAVAIRALNTGIVPPIANYKEPDPELSGINLSKGGKYDLEYALRFAAGFGSHMAMSFTQRTYKVGEARIEDNDLHRRWLSEISGDTAPELEVVFNTLRIKDKKAVARGEGLVVKAAAQPEPKPQTVQVPLSVSRPATQPSGISEESVKAEILHMITEKTGYPKDMLELDLDMEADLGIDTVKQAELFAAIREHYSIPRRDNVALKDYPTIPYAIRQKP